A genomic segment from Spongiibacter sp. IMCC21906 encodes:
- a CDS encoding DNA topoisomerase III, with amino-acid sequence MRLFLCEKPSQGKDIARVLGATRQGTGCYSGTGITVTWCIGHLIEAAAPEVYGDEYKRWSLDQLPIIPKVWRSDIKASTAAQYKIVKQLLKQATELVIATDADREGEMIAREVIELCGYNGPIQRLWLSALNDASIRKALGALKPGSETLPLYYSALARSRADWLIGMNLSRLFTLLGRRSGFEGVLSVGRVQTPTLRLVVDRDREIFAFTPTPYWSIAVRLISSESHFLAEWIPPTDTADEAGRCVQEQVAQHAVQSIRTARTARVLSADTERVREAPPLPFDLGTLQEVCSRQLGLDVAETLRIAQSLYETHKATTYPRSDTGYLPENMRREAPVVIKALLAADPALASLIETLDLNLQSRAWNDAKVTAHHGIIPTQAPCQLSALSDKEQAVYAIIRAHYLCQFLPHHTFDRTTVLLEAGEQPLKATGKRVIDPGWHRALRSDAQDNQEEPGAQPSQQLPSLATGTDCSITGTELKALHTKPPKPYTQGELIKAMKTVARLVNDPRLKQILKETTGIGTEATRAGIISGLLDRGYLQKRGRALRATEAAYTLIDVVPEAIADPGTTAIWEQTLDLIEAGDMTLGAFLDKQSAWVTQLVQQYGTLSLDIKLPPSPTCPDCSSPMQRKGGHKGAFWSCVRYPDCKGTRPIAKPLRGKTPRQRRRSTPHS; translated from the coding sequence ATGCGCCTGTTCCTGTGCGAAAAACCCTCCCAGGGAAAAGACATCGCACGGGTATTGGGTGCAACACGGCAAGGAACCGGCTGCTACAGCGGTACCGGCATTACCGTAACCTGGTGCATCGGTCACCTGATCGAAGCGGCAGCCCCGGAAGTTTATGGTGACGAGTACAAACGCTGGTCCCTCGATCAGCTCCCAATTATTCCCAAGGTCTGGCGCAGCGACATCAAAGCATCGACCGCAGCCCAGTACAAGATTGTCAAACAATTGCTCAAGCAAGCCACTGAGCTGGTTATCGCCACCGACGCAGACCGTGAAGGTGAAATGATTGCCAGGGAGGTGATCGAACTGTGCGGCTACAACGGTCCCATTCAGCGATTGTGGCTTTCCGCACTCAACGACGCCTCTATTCGCAAAGCGCTGGGCGCTCTGAAACCCGGGAGCGAGACCCTGCCGCTGTACTACTCTGCGTTGGCGCGGTCGCGGGCGGACTGGTTGATCGGTATGAACCTGAGCCGGTTGTTTACCCTGCTCGGTCGCCGCAGTGGTTTCGAGGGCGTGTTATCCGTTGGACGTGTGCAAACCCCTACCTTGCGTCTGGTGGTAGACCGCGACAGGGAAATCTTTGCGTTCACCCCAACCCCCTACTGGTCAATTGCGGTCAGGCTCATCTCGTCCGAAAGTCACTTTCTTGCGGAGTGGATACCACCAACGGACACCGCCGACGAGGCGGGACGCTGCGTACAGGAGCAGGTGGCGCAGCACGCCGTTCAATCCATCCGGACCGCCCGAACGGCGCGAGTCTTGTCAGCCGATACAGAGCGTGTCCGGGAGGCGCCGCCACTGCCTTTTGATCTGGGAACCCTGCAGGAGGTCTGCTCACGACAGCTGGGGCTGGATGTCGCGGAAACCCTTCGGATTGCCCAGTCCCTGTATGAAACCCACAAGGCGACGACGTATCCCCGTTCAGACACCGGGTACTTGCCGGAAAACATGCGGCGTGAGGCTCCCGTAGTGATCAAAGCCTTGCTTGCGGCGGACCCCGCGTTGGCCTCTCTTATTGAGACACTGGATCTCAATCTACAGTCCCGCGCGTGGAACGATGCCAAGGTCACGGCGCACCACGGCATTATCCCGACACAGGCGCCCTGCCAGCTGTCCGCCCTATCGGATAAAGAGCAGGCGGTCTACGCCATCATCCGTGCCCACTATCTGTGTCAGTTTCTCCCCCACCATACGTTTGATCGAACGACGGTGCTGCTGGAAGCCGGGGAACAGCCGTTGAAGGCCACCGGCAAGCGGGTCATCGATCCCGGTTGGCACCGGGCACTGAGAAGTGATGCACAGGACAATCAGGAGGAACCGGGAGCGCAGCCTAGCCAGCAACTGCCCTCCCTCGCCACCGGCACAGACTGCAGCATTACCGGCACCGAACTAAAGGCACTGCACACCAAGCCGCCCAAACCCTATACACAGGGCGAATTGATCAAGGCCATGAAAACCGTCGCCCGCCTGGTAAATGACCCGCGCCTGAAGCAGATTCTCAAGGAGACAACCGGTATCGGCACCGAAGCGACACGCGCCGGCATCATCAGTGGTTTGCTTGATCGCGGTTATCTGCAAAAACGTGGTCGAGCCCTTCGTGCCACGGAGGCAGCCTATACCTTGATCGACGTGGTCCCGGAGGCCATCGCCGATCCGGGCACGACGGCGATCTGGGAACAAACCCTGGATTTGATCGAAGCGGGAGACATGACCCTCGGCGCCTTCCTCGACAAGCAAAGCGCCTGGGTGACACAACTGGTCCAGCAGTACGGCACCCTCTCCCTGGACATCAAACTGCCACCCTCACCCACCTGCCCGGATTGCAGCTCACCCATGCAACGGAAAGGCGGTCACAAAGGCGCGTTTTGGTCCTGCGTACGCTATCCGGACTGTAAAGGGACGCGCCCCATCGCGAAGCCTCTGCGTGGGAAAACACCCAGGCAGCGGCGACGGTCCACACCTCACAGCTAA